The genome window TGCGATGGTTGATCCTTTCAGCACTGGTAGTTAGGTGGGGATGGCGGCGGTAGCCCGTTCAGCGGCCCTGCGCGTGAGCAGGAGCGGAGGGCTACGAGGAGGACTAGTATGCACAATTACACGACGGCGGGTGGAGCGTTGGGTGTCAATACTGGCAACTGCTCGGTGTATAGTGCTAGCCAAGCTGCCGTCGGTGGCGGCGTGCATGGAGGTGTTGGTGGTGCTGTCGTTGGCGGTCCCGCTGGAACAGCGAAGGGCGCCGGTGTCACTGCTGTCGCCGCTACCGCTGCTTACTCTGCTACTTGCTTTTGGTAATAGTGACCTAGCCGCCCTGGCCTGCCGTATCGTGGGCCGGGGCGATTTATTTTTATACCCGCTTGGAAGAGATTATCGTGCGTAACATGATGAAGAACTGGAAGAGAAACTTGATTCTGGCTATTATAACTGGAATTTCACTACCTATTACTCAATATCTTATGGATTTCCATCCAAACAACAGGTTCTTGATGATTATTATAACGACCATTTTGGCCGTATTGTTTTATAATTTAATTGAAATTATCAATAAAAAAAGATTGATAACTTTTCGACTATTAATTGTTTTCTGCGTCAAAAATAGTAGGCCTGTAATTAGCAGGTAGTGCAGTTACCAAGAATCATTATTGTTATGATAATAGAAAAATATAGTTATTGCCATGGTAAGGCATAAATGGAAAGATGGCGAATAAAGAAAATAGAAATATAGAAAATGTTGGCGAGATTCCGCTCTCCTGGTTCGGCAAAACGCTGTGGAAGTTCACTCCATTCTACCTGGAGTTAATCTTTCTCGCCATATGCCTGCGCCTTCTGGGCTTGGTGGAGCCATTCATCTTTCAGGTCGTCATCGACCGTATTCTGCCGTTCGAGCGGGAAGCGTCGCTGATCGCGATCGTGGCGATTTTCGCGGCTGTCAGCCTGTTCCAGGTCGGCTTCCAGGTGCTGTCGGAACTGCTTGGCGTGCTGACCGCGAACCGGGTGACCCGCGAGTTCGGGGCGCGCATATTCGACCATCTGTTCAAACTGCCCTTCCACTATTTTCGCAGATGGACAGTGGGCGAAACAATCGCGCGCATCAGCGAGACGGATACGATCCGGAATTTCCTGATCGGAACGACGACCGGCGTATTGCTCGACCTGGTCTTCGTGGTCATTTACATCGCTGTCCTGTTCATGCTGTCCACGACGCTGACCCTGATCATTCTGGCCGCCTTGCCGATCCAGTTCCTGATCTATTTCGGCTTCGGCCCCTTCCTGCGCCGCCGACTGCGCGCCCAGTTCGACGCCGGGGCGCAGCATCAGACCCAGATGGTGGAAAACATCTCGGGTATTGCCGCCGTCAAGGCGATGAGCGCCGAGGGTGAGATGCTCAACCGGCTTGACCAGACCCTGCATGCAAATCTGAATGCCGGCTATCGTGTCGAGGTGCTGCAGATCTGGAGCAACAAGCTTCTATTCGCGATCGAGCAGGCCATCACCATCAGCATCATCTATTTCGGGTCGCAGCTTGTCTTTGCCGGCGAGATGACGCTGGGTGAAATGATCGCGTTTCATCTGCTGGCGCAGAAGGTTACCGGACCGATCGAGAATTTTGCGGCGCTCTGGGAAAGCTGGCAGAATGTCCGCGTTTCGCGCCAGCGGTTGGGCGATGTTGTCAATTCGCCGATGGAGCCGTTCGATGCGCTTCCCAAACTGGCGCCCCAGGTCGAAAACCGGCTGGAGTTCAGGCAGGTGGATTTCGGCTATGATCCATCGGTTCCCATTCTGCAGAACTTCAACTTCCTGGCCGCCCCAAACACGGTGACCCTTGTCGTCGGACCGTCCGGCGTTGGAAAATCGACCTTCGGACGGTTGGCAACCGGAATCGACGTGCCGGACAGGGGTGCGGTCCTGTTGGGCGGCGAGGATATCGCAGACTACGACCCCCACGACGTTCGCTCGAAAATCGCCTACGTCCCTCAGGAGCCGTATCTCTTCTCGGGCACCCTGCGGGAAAACCTTATCCTGGGCGATGATGGTGCCGATGACGCTGAACTAGCCCGCGCCTTGCGCATATCGGCGGCGGAAGACCTGATCGCGCAATTGCCGATGGGGTTGGAGACGCCCGTCGGTGAGCGAGGATCGGCCCTGTCGGGCGGTCAACGGCAGCGCGTCGCGATCGCGCGGTCGTTGATCGTCAGACCCAAGGTCCTCATCCTTGATGAGCCGACAAGCGCGCTCGACAGTTCGGCGCAGAAACGCATGGCGGCCACGCTTGAAGAACTGAAGCAGGAAGCCACGCTGATCGTCATCACGCATAGCCCCGCGGTTTTCGCCAATCCTGATCAGGTGGTCGATTTCGAGGCCTTGCGATGAGCGTTCATTCGCGGCCAATTGACCTTCGATCGCCGACGCTGCATGCATCGATCCTGTTTACGATTCTCGTCTTCGCCACGATTGTGCTGATGTCGATCATCTTCAAGGTCGAGGTTGTCGCTCGCGGGGAGGGGCGGGTCGTTCCCGTCAGCAGGGTTCAGGTCGTGCAGCCTGAATTCTCGGGCCGCATCGAGGCGATTCATGTTCGCAACGGCGATGCCGTCGCGCAGGGTGACGTCCTGATTGAACTGGATGCAACGTCGGCGGTTTCCGATCTACGGACGAACATTGCCGAGCAGCAACGATTGCTTATCGAAAGGGCGAGAGTCGGTGCGCTTGTTCGAGCGTTGATCACCCTTGATCTGCGGGCAGAGACTTTGGTCGAAGAGAGCCAGGCACTGTTTGATTTGCCCGCCAATCTGAGTGGTCATCCGTACGCGACTGAGCAAAGTAACCTGCTGGAAGCTGAAATCCTGGATTTGCAAAGTTCAATCGCTCAAATCGATGCGCGCGAGGAATCGAGCCGCCGGGCAGAGGAAGTAACGCGCGCCAGCATTGCGCGTATCGATGCCGCGCTGGAAACCCAGGGCGACAGGTTGCGAACAGCCGAACATCTTCTGGAGCGAGGCGCCACCAGCCGCACCGACTTTCTTGATGTGCAACAAGCCTTCACCGATATGGAAAAGGACCGGGACATCAATCTGCGTGAACTGGATCGGCAAGCCGCCGAGCGTGTTGCCCTTGAAGCCGAGCGGCGCCGCCTTGTGACCGAGTTGCGCAGCGACCACCTTGGGCGCATCACTCAGATCGAGGCCAGATTGTCGACCCTGACCGAGGAGGCGCTTGCCCTGGAGCGACGGGTCAACGTGTCGACATTGACCGCGCCGGTTTCCGGGATCGTCGATCGACTCGGTGTTTACACCATTGGCGGCGTTGCCGAGGCCGGTGATGAATTGCTGCGCATCGTTCCGACCGAAGTCCAGATCGAATTCGAGGGTCAGTTCACGAACCAGGACATAGGCTTCATGGAAGTGGGGCAACGCGCCAACCTGGGTATGAGTGCCTACCCCTCGGAACGGTTCGGTTTCGTGAGGGGCGAAGTGTCTGATATCGCCGCCGATTCGACCGAGGTCAGCGAAGGGCGGTGGGGATACGTCGTTCAAATCACTCCAGAGGCCAATGTTCTTCAGGTCGGCAACGACACCTTCTCGCTGCGTCCCGGGATGACTGCCACGGTCGATGTCACAACAGACGAAAGACGGATCATTACCTATTTCTTCGCGCCCATTGTCAGAACGATTCAGGACGCGATGGGCGAGAGATAAACCGGCGGTTTGCCGACGCCTCGCTACCAGGGCTGCCAGCCCTTGAGGGCGTCGGTAATGGCCCGCGCCGCCCGGATCACGGCAGGTCCCAGGCTGTCGGCGGCTTCGTTCGCTGTCCAATGTGCGGTAGAAGTGGTCACGCCAATGGCGGCGACGGGCGTGCCGTTGCCGTCGATGATCGGCGCGGCAACCGACAGTTCGCCGGGCGAGGCTTCTTCATCGACGAGGGCGTATCCCTGTTCCCTGATCGTCTCCAGCCGGACCAGCAGTCGTTCCGGATCGGTGATCGTGTTCGGGGTCATGGCCTCCAGCGGCCCGTCAGTCAGTTTCTGGCGGCGTTCGGCGACCGGCAGGCGCGAGAGCATGGCGAGGCCGGTCGACGTGCCGTGCGCCCACATGCGCCGCCCGATCAGCGATGACGGATTGATCCGGCGCGCGCCGGGCATGCGGATCAGCACGACAGCATGCGGCCCGTGCAGAAGCGAGATATTGACCGTTTCGCGCCACTCGTCGCGCAGCGCGACCACGACGGGGATCGCGGCCTCGTACAAGGGGCTGGAAGTCAGGAAATGATAGGTGCCGTCAAGCGCCTTGGGCGACAACCGGTACCGGCGCGTCCGCTCGTCCCTGGTCAGATAGCCAAGCCTGGTCAGCGTATGCACCGACCGCTGCGCGGCGGGAACCGGAATATCGGCGGCCCGCGCGATCTCGCTCAGGCTCTTGGGCGCCCAGCCATCGGGAAACGTCTCCAATACCTTCAAACCGCGCGCCAGGGCCGCGATGAAAAGCCGATCCTCTTTCCCCGCAACCTTGTCAGTGGCTTCCCCCGGTTCGCCCTCCGACGCCGCCATGTCCGAAGGATCGTCAGGATTCGGCACGTCCGCATTGAAGCGTGGCATCGGTTGGCTCACTGTGGTTGACGCGCGCAGAGCTTCATGTTCATACTAACTTAATCCGATAATAAGTTATCGGTCTGCGATAAGTCAAATACGACATCGACCTACCAGTGGCGGCACGACCACACCGGTCGTTGCCGCCCGGAACAGGGGGAAGCAAAATGTTGAAGAGAACTCTCCTGGCCGCCGTGGCCGGAAGCGCAATGATGGGCGGCAGTGCCGCCATGGCCGAAGATCTGACGATTGCGCTGGCCTCCGAGCCGAGCGCGATGGATCCGCATTTCCACAATCTCGGGCCCAACAACGCGATCACCCGGCACATCTACGAGCCGCTGGTCCTGCAGGATGAGAATCAGGGACTGACGCCCGGGCTGGCGACCGATTGGGGTCCGACGGACGATCCGCTGGTCTGGGAATTCGAACTGCGCGAAGGCGTCACCTGGCACGACGGGTCGGAGTTCACTGCCGCCGACGTCGCCTTTACCGTCGAGCGTGCCCAGAACGTGCCCAACAGCCCGTCCAGCTTTGCCACCTATCTGGGTGAAATCGCCGAGGTCGAGATCGTCGACGATCATACCGTCCGCTTTCACACCGAAGAACCCGCGCCGTTGATGGCGAACAATCTTTCGACCGTCTATATCGTCAGTGAAGCACACGGCGAAGGCGCCGCGACCGAAGATTACAACAGCGGCGAAGCGGCGATCGGAACCGGCCCTTACAAGTTCGTTGACTACACGCCCGGCGACAGCGTCGTCATGGAAGCCAACGAGGACTATTGGGGCGACGCGCCGGAATGGGACACAGTGACGTTCCGGCCGATCACAAGCGCATCGTCACGCGTCGCCGCGCTGCTCGCCGGTGATGTCGACGTCGTCGAGGCCGTGCCGACCGCCGATATCGAATCGATGCGCGAGACCGAGGGCGTCAATCTCTATCAGGGTATTTCCAACCGCGTCATCTATATCCACCTGGACAGCGACCGCGATGTGACGCCGCATATCCAGGGTCCCGATGGCGGTGAGATCGACAACCCGCTGCAGGACGTCCGGGTTCGCCAGGCCCTGTCCATCGGCATCGACCGCGAGGCGATCGTCGAGGAAGTCATGGAAGGCGTGGCCATCCCGGCCGGTCAGCTTCTGCCCGACGGTTTCTTCGGTGTTTCCGACAATATCGAGGTGCCGGAATACGACCCGGATCGTGCGCGCGAACTGCTGGAAGAAGCCGGCTATGGCGACGGCTTCCAGATGACCGTTCACGGACCGTCCGGACGGTATATCAACGACGAGGCCGTGCTTCAGGCCGTCGCCCAGATGTGGACAAGGCTTGGAATCGACACGTCGGTCGATGCCATTCCGGTTTCGGTCTATTTCGGCCGCGCGTCAAATCTGGAATTCTCGGTGATGCTGGTCGGCTGGGGCGCCGGATCGGGTGAGGCGTCGTCGCCGCTGCGCGCGCTGCTGGCCACCCATGATCCGGATTCCGGTTTCGGTTCGACCAACCGCGGCCGGTATTCCAGCGAGGAAATGGACTCCCTGCTGCGTGAGGCGCTGGTGACCGTCGATGACGACGAGCGGGCCAGGTTGCTTGCCGAAGCAACGGAAATCGCCATGGAGGAAGTCGGCCTGATCCCGACCCACTTCCAGGTCAATACGTGGGGAACCCGCGACGGTCTGGTTTACGAGCCGCGTACCGACGAGTACACGCTCGCGACCAGTGTCAGCCCGGCTGAGTGAGCCGCGCTGACCGATAAGTCCGCCGACTGAAGCTTTGTCGCCGCCGTCGTGGTTCCGGCTGCCCCTTGCGGGGGGCGTCGGAGGCACCGGCGGCACACTGCAAGGCTAAGTCCGTTTCACGAAGCGGCCGCGGCCTTCGCCGCGCCGCTTCATCCGGATCATGCGCCATGACAGTCTTTATCATCCGCCGGTTGCTGCAGAGCCTTCTGGTTCTGGCTGCGATGACGGTCATCGTGTTTGTCGGCGTCTACGCCATCGGCAACCCGATCGACATTCTGATCGCGCCGGACGCCAGTGAAGCCGAGCGTCAGCGTGCGATCGTCAGCCTCGGGCTGGACCGGTCGCTGCCGGCGCAATATTTCTCGTTCATCGGCGGATTGCTGCAGGGCGATCTCGGCCGATCCTTCGTGTTCAATGAACCGGCCCTGACCCTGGTGCTAAACCGGTTGCCGGCGACCCTGGAACTGGCGCTGGCCGCACTGATGATGTCCGTATTCATCGGCGTGCCGCTCGGTCTGTGGGCCGGACTGAAACCGGAAAGCGTGGCCGGACGCTCGATCATGGTTGGGTCGATCTTCGGCTTCAGTCTGCCGAATTTCTGGCAGGGCCTGATGCTGATCCTGTTGTTCGCGGTTCTACTGGGATGGTTCCCGGCCGGTGGTCGCGGCGTGCCGGGAGAATTCATGGGATTCCGGTCCAGCCTGTTCTCGCTGGATGGCTGGCAGCATCTGATATTGCCGGCGGTCAATCTGGCGCTGTTCAAGACATCGCTGATCATTCGACTGACCCGCGCCAGCGTCCGCGAGGCGATCAATCTCGATTTCGTCAAGTTTGCCCGGGCCAAGGGCCTGCGCGAAAGCCGCATCATCGGCATTCACGTGCTCAAGGTGATCATGATTCCGCTGGTGACGGTGATCGGGCTGGAATTTGGCTCGCTGATCGCGTTCGCCGTCGTCACCGAAACGGTGTTCGCCTGGCCGGGCGTCGGCAAGCTGATCATCGACAGCATCTTCGTTCTTGATCGGCCGGTGATCGTCTCGTACCTGATCGTGATCGTCCTGATGTTCATCACCATCAACCTGATCGTCGACATCCTTTATTCGGTGTTCGACCCCCGCGTTCGTCTGGAGGATGTCGGCACATGACGGCGGATACCGCATCGGGCCGAGGCGGCGGATTGTCCGCCCCGTCGGGCTCACGAGCCGTGCCACCACCGGCAAAGGTCCGGTGGCGTGACACCCCCTTCATGCGTATCGTGGTCGATTTCCTGCGCCGTCCCACGGCGGTGATCGGCCTGATAATGCTGACGATCATCGTTGTGG of Fodinicurvata sp. EGI_FJ10296 contains these proteins:
- a CDS encoding ABC transporter substrate-binding protein; this encodes MLKRTLLAAVAGSAMMGGSAAMAEDLTIALASEPSAMDPHFHNLGPNNAITRHIYEPLVLQDENQGLTPGLATDWGPTDDPLVWEFELREGVTWHDGSEFTAADVAFTVERAQNVPNSPSSFATYLGEIAEVEIVDDHTVRFHTEEPAPLMANNLSTVYIVSEAHGEGAATEDYNSGEAAIGTGPYKFVDYTPGDSVVMEANEDYWGDAPEWDTVTFRPITSASSRVAALLAGDVDVVEAVPTADIESMRETEGVNLYQGISNRVIYIHLDSDRDVTPHIQGPDGGEIDNPLQDVRVRQALSIGIDREAIVEEVMEGVAIPAGQLLPDGFFGVSDNIEVPEYDPDRARELLEEAGYGDGFQMTVHGPSGRYINDEAVLQAVAQMWTRLGIDTSVDAIPVSVYFGRASNLEFSVMLVGWGAGSGEASSPLRALLATHDPDSGFGSTNRGRYSSEEMDSLLREALVTVDDDERARLLAEATEIAMEEVGLIPTHFQVNTWGTRDGLVYEPRTDEYTLATSVSPAE
- a CDS encoding ABC transporter permease, with the translated sequence MTVFIIRRLLQSLLVLAAMTVIVFVGVYAIGNPIDILIAPDASEAERQRAIVSLGLDRSLPAQYFSFIGGLLQGDLGRSFVFNEPALTLVLNRLPATLELALAALMMSVFIGVPLGLWAGLKPESVAGRSIMVGSIFGFSLPNFWQGLMLILLFAVLLGWFPAGGRGVPGEFMGFRSSLFSLDGWQHLILPAVNLALFKTSLIIRLTRASVREAINLDFVKFARAKGLRESRIIGIHVLKVIMIPLVTVIGLEFGSLIAFAVVTETVFAWPGVGKLIIDSIFVLDRPVIVSYLIVIVLMFITINLIVDILYSVFDPRVRLEDVGT
- a CDS encoding HlyD family type I secretion periplasmic adaptor subunit codes for the protein MSVHSRPIDLRSPTLHASILFTILVFATIVLMSIIFKVEVVARGEGRVVPVSRVQVVQPEFSGRIEAIHVRNGDAVAQGDVLIELDATSAVSDLRTNIAEQQRLLIERARVGALVRALITLDLRAETLVEESQALFDLPANLSGHPYATEQSNLLEAEILDLQSSIAQIDAREESSRRAEEVTRASIARIDAALETQGDRLRTAEHLLERGATSRTDFLDVQQAFTDMEKDRDINLRELDRQAAERVALEAERRRLVTELRSDHLGRITQIEARLSTLTEEALALERRVNVSTLTAPVSGIVDRLGVYTIGGVAEAGDELLRIVPTEVQIEFEGQFTNQDIGFMEVGQRANLGMSAYPSERFGFVRGEVSDIAADSTEVSEGRWGYVVQITPEANVLQVGNDTFSLRPGMTATVDVTTDERRIITYFFAPIVRTIQDAMGER
- a CDS encoding IclR family transcriptional regulator translates to MPRFNADVPNPDDPSDMAASEGEPGEATDKVAGKEDRLFIAALARGLKVLETFPDGWAPKSLSEIARAADIPVPAAQRSVHTLTRLGYLTRDERTRRYRLSPKALDGTYHFLTSSPLYEAAIPVVVALRDEWRETVNISLLHGPHAVVLIRMPGARRINPSSLIGRRMWAHGTSTGLAMLSRLPVAERRQKLTDGPLEAMTPNTITDPERLLVRLETIREQGYALVDEEASPGELSVAAPIIDGNGTPVAAIGVTTSTAHWTANEAADSLGPAVIRAARAITDALKGWQPW
- a CDS encoding peptidase domain-containing ABC transporter codes for the protein MANKENRNIENVGEIPLSWFGKTLWKFTPFYLELIFLAICLRLLGLVEPFIFQVVIDRILPFEREASLIAIVAIFAAVSLFQVGFQVLSELLGVLTANRVTREFGARIFDHLFKLPFHYFRRWTVGETIARISETDTIRNFLIGTTTGVLLDLVFVVIYIAVLFMLSTTLTLIILAALPIQFLIYFGFGPFLRRRLRAQFDAGAQHQTQMVENISGIAAVKAMSAEGEMLNRLDQTLHANLNAGYRVEVLQIWSNKLLFAIEQAITISIIYFGSQLVFAGEMTLGEMIAFHLLAQKVTGPIENFAALWESWQNVRVSRQRLGDVVNSPMEPFDALPKLAPQVENRLEFRQVDFGYDPSVPILQNFNFLAAPNTVTLVVGPSGVGKSTFGRLATGIDVPDRGAVLLGGEDIADYDPHDVRSKIAYVPQEPYLFSGTLRENLILGDDGADDAELARALRISAAEDLIAQLPMGLETPVGERGSALSGGQRQRVAIARSLIVRPKVLILDEPTSALDSSAQKRMAATLEELKQEATLIVITHSPAVFANPDQVVDFEALR